The DNA window TACCACCATCCAATCAAAAGTAGCACCAAAAAAGGCAGCGTTCGATGACATCACCAGTCAGGATCCCACAGGCCGGATTTGCCGCTGACAATCACGATGTTTACATTCAAGATGACAATGGAAGAAGTGACGAGTGGTGCGGCCGTAGTCTGTAAAGAAGAGTTGCAGCACCCCCTAGTGGACATCTGCCTGATTGCTTCAGACCAGTTCTCCACAATCTAACTTTTTAGCTGTAGGCAAACTACAAACCCCAGCATGCCCTGGGAGCGTAAAGCTGTCTCGCCATGTTTTTTTATTTCGGCAGACAACAACATTAACCCTAACATGTATGCAAAAAAAATTAGTTGGAAAACCACCTTTTCTTCCTTATCTCAAACTTGAAAAACAAAATGTCCCTTATACTATGCTTTACTGAAtgcagggaagaaaaaaaaaaaaaaaaaaaaaaaaaaaaaaaaaaaaagaattggggATTAAACCTCAATCATCCAAGATGTCCATAACAGTGTGCAAGGGGGCAAAGGCACCGGAAGAGAACTGCGGTCAAGTTTTCACTCCCTTTATATAAAAACCACAGTATTACCACCTCAGTGCTACAGCAATGGCTCAAGGGGGTGCCCATCTAAAAGGGATATTTATATACAGGGAGGTCCaacagtaggtggacagtatgtgtaatagggttattaaacatggtgtaaagtgaaactgactcagttgcccttagcaaccaatcagattccacctttcattcttcacagactctttggaaaatgaaaggtggaatctgattggttgctaagggcaactgagtcagtttcactttacaccatgtttaatAACCCTAttgcacatactgtccacctacttttggacctgtgtgcatatgtatgtatgtatgtatgtatgtatgatatatatatatatatatatatatatatatatatatatatatatatatatatatatatatatatatatatatatatatatatatatatatttctcaagAACAGTGTGAATTTAGTGCTAAAAATCCTCCCTCCCCCTCCAATTTAGCCGTAAAGTGGGAATCTAGACAACCCCCTGCACCCTGGGACAGGCTCATAGGCCAACTATGACTGGGAATAACAGTTTGTCACCGAGCTATTCTATAGCTTATTTTTCCCGGTCACAGTCGGCATTAGTAATCAGATTTTTTACTATACTGTATAGAAACACCAACAGTTCTAACCATAGAGTATATTGCATTCTTCAGGTGCTTGTGAGCACCATCTAGTGGTCAAATAAGACATTACAGTGACAGTCATTTGTGTAAGCTTGAGCTAGATATTTGTAGAGAAATTTTTTttatccaagaaaaaaaaaatatcaggccTTGAAAAAGCCTTTAAAATGTTCAGATATGAGTGTATTCTGCTGGAATGTCATTTATGAATTATATAAGCCACTAAAAAGGCGAACATCCCACAGCCGGACTCCATTATCCGGGTATGTCATCTATAGAAAgaagtgaaaaaacaaaaaaacaaaacccaaatctATAATTCCAGATAACTAGTGAGATGTACCGGCAGCCTCAGACGGTTCCTGGATATGTGGACGCCCCGGTGCTGCAGGGTGCGCGTCAGTGTAAATATGAGACCAGGAGACGGATATGTTGTCTGTATGATGATATTGCGGGGAGGCCGCCCCTATACTAACAGCTCAGCGGCACCGCGGCCCCTCAGATCTCCAGCTTGCGGTTTATCAGTATGGAGCAGGCGGTCAGACATCCTCCGATCTTCGACACTTCTGTGCAAGATGCTGGGACCAACGTATAATCTGTCAGCTTCTGGAAAACCTAGAAAATAAGGAGTAGGTTACCCTATATTAGTTATTTTTCTATATCATGTATAGAAACAGCtgtacaactacaactcccagcatagccTGGAGTATGTCGGCTTAGTTTAATATCAGATTAATCATTCAAATCCCAGTTATATTACATATTTTATTAAGCAATAAAATGCTGCCTGTAGGAGCCACCCCCACCCCACCCAAGCGCGGAGGGGCTCCCGCCAGGggccacccccccaccccacccaagCGCGGAGGGGCTCCCGCCAGGGGCCACCCCACCAAAGCGCGGAGGGGCTCCCACTGGGGGCCACTGTACTGTGTTAGGGTCATTGTGGGAGTATCAAACACTTCATGGATGTTACTGTGTAGGAATATCGTGTTTAGGGGGGTACTTTTGTTGGTATCATACTTTCTAGGGGCCATGAAATCGGTATCAATGAGTGGGAACACCAAGGGGCTTCAAGGAGGAAAATTACTTAGTAATTGCTGCAGAGTTGTGAGATATGCCCTCTGTGACCCTGCCAAATGCAACTTATTTTCTTGTGGGGGGTTGTCATGGGGCACACGATTTCTATGTACAAAAATCACACACCCAAGACTACATTATAGCAGCTGTATTACTGTAGGAGGTGGGCTGGTAGTCGCGTTCCtccttgaagacaccaatcgcaCTGTTGTATTGTAATGTGAATTATGCCCGCAGCGAGTGAAGTATAATGTGAACTAACAGTGGTGAATGTAGTATGATGTACTGTAGTGTATGTTTAAAGTATAATATATAGTGATAAGGTAAAGTTTGTATGTATAACGCATAGTGATGTAAGATTTATAGAATTATTATATAGGATACTGATAAGCGTCGTGTCCAGTGACATACTGTAGGGCAAGTAATAGTTAAATGTTGGCCCACAATGGGAGGCGTTACCCTGAAGGCTAAGACTTTCCTTCTAGAACTTTAGACGAGGCCCAGCTAGTGACTCGTACGGACATACAAGTCTGACAGGTCAAGGCTGCATGTAGTGGGTGACTCGTGCCAACTCCCAACATTGAGCGGGATGGCGTGATCCTTGGGTGTTTAAGAATCGGTCGAAAACAATGAGCAGGCTAGAGAACGACCCTCAAATGAGATGGTGTACATGTTAGCGGCCAGGCCCCTTAGTCAAGGTATCGGGTCACCCTCAATGGCGTGTTACTAGTCAACCTTCCTGGACGAGACCACAAGTGACTGAGCAAAAGGCTCTTCGCTTATTCTTCGGTAAATGCCCTACAGGGAGAAGAGACATGGAAGCGTGTAGGAACATGATGCTCCATTCCCACTTTAGTGGTCAGACCCCCTCAACGAGAAAAGACATGGACCTGCTGGATGGGAAGGTGACCATCATAGAGTGTACGGTTTTGTTGGGCTGGAAGTCATAGGACAAGAAAAATCGGGAACAACCCAGGGAAAACTAGAACCATATCTCATGCTACACTGTGGAACTGAACTTAAAGGGTTAGTcccagctccaagatcctatcccaatatgtatagAAACTTAGTATAGTTCTGATTAGCCaggtgtcttacctcatgtgcagggcattgcagctttggtatccatggttacaaccactcagtgatagttgcttgtggttgtacacaatggatacccaagctgcaatgccctgcacatgaggtaagagacatttcTAATTGGCATTTGctattacacctactgcatattggagatgggaataaccctttaaattgtGCCTGAATAACTATTAAAAGCGAACTGTGTCTCAGTCTGAACCAGTATCTGGTCCTGGCCTGACCAACCACAACTTGTGGCTTGCTAACAGGTACGGCCTAcactacacaagtccacacacccagccaggaccacggTTTTTATGTAGCGCGAGTGTCCAGAGTCACCCGGCCACGACTACTGACCCACGCCACACTACATTACCATCCATTAAAACAGTGACAAGACCCAGCAATGTGAAATCTCGGCGTCACACAGGGCCACAGCGCAGCTGCCTCTATGGTACGTACACCCTGTGGATATAGTCACCTGCACACTATTGGGATATTCCTCCGCACTACGATGGACCAGGATGTTGGCTTTGGGCCCCACGCGAGCGTAGATGCAGTTGGCGGCAGCATCGTCGGGCACAGTCAGCGTCTCGTAGTGATGATCCGTCATCTGCTCCATCATCTGATAGAGATATGTGGCTTTTACATTTGTCATTGCATTATTTATACAGATAAAGCGGAGGTGCAGTGTGAGCGGACACTTCCGGTAGGAGAACGCCGACCCTTCCACCTGCTGACAATCCACATTTACCTTCAGAGCTTTTTTCGCCGTGTTGCTGCTGCCGATCACCAGCGTGTCGGGGCCGGCCATACTGCAGAAGCTTTTTAGATGTAAATCTCCAGTAACGGGCACAGTGGAAACTGCGTAATCCTAGGAGAAAAGAAGAATTCAAGCATCACCGGTCATATGACATCAATATTTATCTCTGCCGGACCCCCACTGATTACAAGTGTGGAGACCCCTTTAACATACAGTCAGACTTAACAGTTAAGGGAAAGTATAAGAAgagagtaatatatatatatatatatatatatatatatatatatatatatatatatatatatatatatatatatatatatatatataaacacatacatacatacatacatacatatacacacacacacacatacatatatacacactattGCACCTCATTTCTATTGttactgtagcacccacggggcaaggggttaacttcacTCGTCGCCGGGCTGGTAAGGTCGGGTCTGGACATGTCaccggtggccctgcccggcttcgttgccctgaggcgtacaataaaaggggaggatgatggggacaATTTGTCTCGCGACaccacctgcagtatgcggccagggattagccgctgtcgctgtcctccggggcggatggttgtagcagcaaggatggttctgctccccacaggtggagtgggccccggggaggatgatgaggggagtagtggctgTTGGCGCTGAAGCACGGGGCGATGGCACAGGcaaggacaggtggacacagtctctgcggtttcaaGGTTTATTTACTGACAGTCCCGGTTGCCactcccagagtaccggtctccgccgtgctgggccccagagttgatcccgagcaatttgaggggcaccgccggtgttcccacggtGAATCCTTTCTGGTCGgtgtccctccaatcccggtgaaTGTTGAACGGgtcgcgggtgtttcctgcactctccgcagaccctggaatccccggtagctgtagagaacccgggcagaGCTGCCTGCTCCATGCCGCGGATCctatggtgctcccagaagtgtgaggtaaaaagattggaccgaggtcccaacTGTGCTTCTCACCCAAAGATGTGCCCGGGATAACTATATGTGTAGAGATGCTCCCTCCCCCACCCCCCAAGTggtacccaccccccaggtggttgtcctggtgaccgcaAAAGTCCCATGCTTCCTGATGGCcagccccctatctaccccaggccacggggggaggggggggggggggtaataagGCAACGTGCAACTCACGGTCAGATCTGCCATTGTATACAGGAGTCCAGACTTTCCCCACAATAGCAGATGTCAAGGGTACAGAACGATCGGACTGATCGATTTCAACATGCCCAATTTTTTGTTCAGGGAAGCTGCCGCCAGAGACGTTTGGCAGCTGATCATTCCTTCTAATTGAGAATACATGCACTCTGGGCTGAAGTGAGCATGCATATGTATAGAGCGAGAACAGGTATTGAAGGGGTTTGTCCTGGGCTTTGATATTGATGGTCTATCTGTAGGAATGTCTTCAGTGTCTGATCGGTGGGAGGTGAGCCACCAGTTACCCATGCCGCTCAGCTATTCCCAATGCTGACAACAGCCTGAACTAATCAATTGCGGAGCTGCACAGATACATCAGCTATATAGTGGTCGTGCACTGGATATCTGACCCCTATTCGAATCACTAGGCAGTGGATGTGCCTTACCCGGCTTCAGCTGGTGGCAtcaccgggaacagctgatcagcaggagcGCCTGGTGTCTCACCCCCcaccgatcagacactgatgacctatcattgttaaagtcctggacaacccctttaaatatataaTGTCAGGTGAATCAATATATCACTATTGAGGTGGTGCCAGGGATGGGAACATTTGGCTTACTACCTGGTAGGTTTTTGCCACCATCTCAGCACCTTGGATATTGGTCCACTTTGACAAACCCACAAAGATTTCTGAACCTGCAAGAAGAACATTAGAAATAATGTACAGAACGAACCATAAAAACAATGAAgtcaagctgcaataccagacggcCATTgataaggtggggggggggggggaccgtttCCAACAACCTATACTTTGACTGTTTTAAGGGTTCCTAAATCCAATTATACATGTTTCACATCTGTCAAAAGAAAAAATAGTTGACCATGATCAGATATACATCACTCATATCTGAGGAAGCCATGTATTTTGTTATTTTTAAGAAGCGAAACGTACGTTAGGTCTCCTGTCTTCTTTTGCTCTGGATAACCTTTGTCCTCTGACTACTCAACACTGAGTACATGGGCGATTTATATCTGATCACGGTCAACTATTTTTGTACACTGCAACTTATTTATACCCAATTGGTTAACATGCACAGGGGTCTCTGCATTTACTTGGTCATATTTGATTAATCACAGACGGTTATTTGGTCATATTGTCAGTTTGCTTGAACCTCCATGATGCTACTTAAGGTTCACTGCTGTAATGTTTTGGTGTACCTACAATAATTTTTCTGACCTTTGATCAGATTGTCCCTTTACTCTCTACGTGGGGTATTAAGTCATTACCATGTGACTATTTCTGGTCAGTTTATTTTATTGGCGTCCTATGCCTTTATCTATGTATTGCTATATACGGATCACTTACTGTTAATATGGACATTGGTTGTTCTAGGGTTCTGGATTCTCATTTTAatattgttgttaataaaaatttgtaattttctatTGAACATTGTTTACTGATGTGCATTTTTTTAATCCATTTTCTCCTGCGTTTTATGTTTCACAGCTGTTAAAAGATCCATCTACTTTAGCAGCCATGTTTTCTACATGACCACTATCTTACCGCCTGACTTTACAGGTCTTCTCTCATGCTGCGCCCGTCCTCTATAACGCGCTACCTCCCGAGGCTCAGAGCATCGCTCACCTGTAAAGAGGATGTCGCTGGCGTCCAGCGTGGCACTGTCGTCTGTAAGTTCATAAACTCGAAATTTCAACTCTTCGAATAACTTCTGTAAACCTTCTGTCTGAGAGGAAGATGGAGAAGAAGAGCGGAGGATGAGGAGGAACGACCAGATGGCAGATTATGAATCCAAGATGGGCTGTGTACATAATCATACCCAGACCGGCAGACAACTCACCTCTTTTCTCCTGGCAGGGTTTGCCGGGCGGGTGATTAAAGCCGTATCTGCTATTACCACTGCGGTGTCGCCGATTAGTTGTCCTCGGGGCAGATCTTCATTTGGTGGAAGCTCCATCACCTGGAGCCCCAGTTTCTGTCTTAAGATGCCGGAGAAGACTCCACTTTCCCTCTGCGCCCTTGCGAGGTCCACCTTCCCGTCTGCCTCCTGCGCCAGAGAGGTGGGCACCCCTCTGACCACAGCATGGGTGTATCTACCAGTCATTTTACTAAAAAGCCCCAGGTATGGGAACACCAAAGATCTCTCCGTCAGCCCCCTCTTCCACGGTTCCCGTTGTTTTCCTCCCTCGGTCTCCCGCCTGGATCAGTTCCTCTCGTCCCGGAGCCTCTGGTTTCCTTCCTGATTTCACATCCTGCAAGAAGAAGAAGGAATGACAGCAATGTCCAGAAACGTATACATTGACAAACACCCGGCGATCACCATGCGGATGACAATAAACAAAATGTGCGGTCCGAGCAGCCGCGCGGCTAAATTTGGTACCAAAACTTAGAAGGTGATAAAAGCCTCTGGGTAACAGCAAAGCCCTGGAGATTTTGGGACATTCCAGCACCATGATAGAAGCAGACAGCTATAGATGACAGACCGGACCTTGGATCCGGCAAGTGGCAAATATTAGAAATGCCAGACCTCTCGGCCTTGTTGTGCCCGGGCACCACCCTGTGGATCTAACGCGACCCTAGTGTTAACCTATTAGCATAGTCACCCTGCTCCGGACCCCCATTTTGAACTTTTCGGGGAGGGATAAATTAATACTCGTGTTCTCTTTTGGAATCTTAACCCGTTTAGCACTGGTTACACGCAACCCCCTTTCCTGTAAGTGATGGCCTGCAAATAGTATTGGGGTACACGCCAAGTTACCCTTTGCATCGCCGTGCACCTCCCAGAACTAGAGGTTAATCAAGGCCACAACATGGGGGCGACCCAAGGGTTGCTACATGGACTTCTAGAGCAGCCAGGGGTTAATAGTGACAATAGATATGGGTGGTCCTATCCCAGTTATGGTAAGTCCCGGGCTCACAGGATAGCAAGGATATTCGGGATTGTAGCGGGCGGCTCTTATTGTTATCCCTTTATAGGACAGAAAAGCGAATTTGGAGGGGATGGTGAGAAGTGAGGGGGGGAGACGGCATGCACTGGACATGAAGTCACAGGGTGGGGAGACCCTGCCAGACACaaggggtcacctccagcagaggctgtGTGCAGGGGTGACATGCAGCAAGGCTGGGGGGCTGTGACAGCAGGGAGGAGGGTGACAGGGTGAGGCACACCACAGGGCCAAAAACAGGGAGGGAAGGAGCACTCACCACAGGGAGGCCAGGGTCCACACACGTGACAAGTCCTTGTCCCCAAACCACAGAAAAACTGGGGGTCACCCAGCCCAAACCGTCCCTGCTGCCTCCCCCCTTATCCCTCCCCTCTCTCCATCTCCCCCTTCATCCCTCCCCTCtgtctctccatccctccctccagcagctccctcctcctcctcctcctcctcctcctcccagagctgcactcactggaaACAGGAGGGAAACCAGACTCCAACGTGTCTCATACAGACACACACCCTGAAGCTGTAGTTATACCAGACCCCAGAAGAGAAAACCCCAAAAGTTGAAGAGACCAATATTATCAAACAGCCATGAGCTGGGGACGCTTTGGACATTTTTCATTGGAGCCAACAAGTTTTAAAATAGGCCCCTCTCTAGACATGAACGCAGACCACGTGTCCCTCCCCCCTCTAGACATGCACGCCGTGTGTGCCCCCCCTCACGTCCAAACTCTGACCCCCCCCACCCTCTAAGCATGAAGAGGCCATGCATCCCCCCCCTCTGTAGACACATGGAGATCACGCATACCCCCCCTCTAGGCACGCAGAGGTCACGCATACCCCCCCCCTCTAGACACACACACGGTGGTCacgcatactcccccccccccccctctagacACGCACACAGAGGTTATGCATGCTCCCCCCCCCTCTAGACACACGCACACGGCGTTCATGCATACTGCCCCCCCCCTCTAGACACGCACACGGAGGTTACACATACTCCCCCCTCCCTCTAGACACGCACATGGAGTTCATGCATACTGTCCCCCCCCCCCTAGACACGCACATGGCGTTCATGCATACTGTCCCCCCCCTCTAGACACGCACACGGAGGTTACGCatactcccccccccaccccctctagACACGCACACGGAGGTTATgcatgctcccccccccccctctagacACGCACACGGCGTTCATGCATACTGTCCCCCCCCTCTAGACACGCACACGGAGGTTACGCATACTCCCCCCTCCCTCTAGACACGCACACAGAGGTTATGCatgctcccccccctccctctagaCACGCACACGGAGGTTACGcatactccccccccccacccccctctagACACGCACACGGCGTTCATGCATACTGTCCCCCCCCCTCTAGACACGCACACGGAGGCTACGCATACTCCCCCCTCCCTCTAGACACGCACACGGAGTTCATGCATactgtccccccctccccccctagaCACGCACACGGAGGTTACGcatactcccccacccccaccccctctAGACACGCACACGGAGGTAGGTTACGCATACTCCCCCCCCTCTAGACACGCACACGGAGGTTACGCATACACCCCCCCCCTCTAGACACGCACACGGAGGTTACGCATACTCCCCCCCCTCTAGACACGCACGCGGAGGTTACGCATACTCCCCGCCCCCCCTCTAGACACGCATACGGAGGTTACGCATACTCCCCCCCTCCCTCTAGACACGCACACGGAGGTTACgcatactcccccccccctctaGACACGCACACGGAGGTTACgcatactcccccccccctctaGACACGCATACGGGGGTTACGCATACCTCCCCCCCCCTCTAGACACGCACACGGAGTTCATgcatactcccccccccctctaGACACGCACACGGAGTTCATGCATACTGTGCCCCCCCTCTAGTCACGCACTCGGAGGTTACgcatactcccccccctcccctctagaCACTCACACGGAGGTTACGCATACTCCCCCCCCCTCTAGACACGCACGCGGAGGTTACGCATACCCCCCCCCGCCTCTAGACACGCACTCGGAGGTTACGCatactcctcccccccctcccctctagaCACGCACTCGGAGGTTACGCATACTCCCCCCCCAGACACGCACTCGGAGGTTACGCATACTCCCCCCCCCTCTGGACACTCACACGGAGGTTACgcatactccccccccctcccctctagaCCCGCACACGGAGGTTacgcatactccccccccccctctctagaCCCGCACACGGAGGTTacgcatactccccccccccccccctctctagaCCCGCACACGGAGGTTACGCATACTCCCCCCCCGCCCCCTCTAGACCCGCACACGGAGGTTACgcatactcccccccccctctaGACCCGCACACGGAGGTTACGCATACTCCCCCCCCTCTAGACCCGCACATGGAGGTTACgcatactcccccccccctctctagaCACGCACGCGGAGGTTACACATACTTCCCCCCCCTCTAGACACGCACGCGGAGGTTACgcatactcccccccccctctctagaCACGCACGCGGAGGTTACGCATACTCCTCCCGCCCTCTAGACACGCACGCGGAGGTTacgcatactcccccccccccccctctagacACGCACGCGGAGGTTACgcatactcccccccccctctaGACACGCACACTGAGGTTACgcatactcccccccccctctaGACCCGCACACGGAGGTTACGCATACTCCCCCCCCTCTCTAGACACGCACGCGGAGGTTACGCATACTTCCCCCCCCCCTCTAGACACGCACGCGGAGGTTACgcatactcccccccccctctaGACACGCACGCGGAGGTTacgcatactccccccccccctctagaCACGCACGCGGAGGTTACGCATACTCCCCCCCTCTAGACACGCACACTGAGGTTACgcatactcccccccccctcccccctcccctctagTCACGCACTCGGAGGTTACgcatactcccccccctcccctctagaCACTCACACGGAGGTTACGCATACTCCCCCCCCCTCTAGACTCGCACGCGGAGGTTACgcatactcccccccccctctaGACACGCACTCGGAGGTTacgcatactcccccccccccccctctagacACGCACTCGGAGGTTacgcatactccccccccccccctctagacACGCACTCGGAGGTTACGCAtactcctccccccctcccctctagaCACGCACTCGGAGGTTacgcatactcccccccccccccccagacacgCACTCGGAGGTTACGCATACTCCCCCCCCCTCTGGACACTCACACGGAGGTTACACAtactcccccccaccccctcccctctaGACCCGCACACGGAGGTTACgcatactccccccccctctctagaCCCGCACACGGAGGTTACGCATACTCCCCCCCCGCCCCCTCTAGACCCGCACACGGAGGTTacgcatactcccccccccccccctctagacACGCACTCGGAGGTTACgcatactccccccccctcccccgacacGCACTCGGAGGTTACGCATACTCCCCCCCTCTAGACACTCACACGGAGGTTacgcatactcccccccccccctctagacCCGCACACAGAGGTTACgcatactccccccccctctctagaCCCGCACACGGAGGTTACgcatactccccccccctctctagaCACGCACACGGAGGTTACGCATACTCCTCCCCCCTCTAGACACGCACGCGGAGGTTACGCATACTCTCCCCCCCCTCTAGACACGCACGCGGAGGTTACgcatactcccccccccctctaGACATGCACGCGGAGGTTACGCATACTCCCCCCCCCTCTAGACATGCACGCGGAGGTTACGCATACTCCCCCCCTCTAGACACTCACACGGAGGTTacgcatactcccccccccccctctagacCCGCACACAGAGGTTACgcatactccccccccctctctagaCCCGCACACGGAGGTTACgcatactcccccccccctctctagaCACGCACACGGAGGTTACGCATACTCCTCCCC is part of the Anomaloglossus baeobatrachus isolate aAnoBae1 chromosome 9, aAnoBae1.hap1, whole genome shotgun sequence genome and encodes:
- the DDAH2 gene encoding putative hydrolase DDAH2; translation: MTGRYTHAVVRGVPTSLAQEADGKVDLARAQRESGVFSGILRQKLGLQVMELPPNEDLPRGQLIGDTAVVIADTALITRPANPARRKETEGLQKLFEELKFRVYELTDDSATLDASDILFTGSEIFVGLSKWTNIQGAEMVAKTYQDYAVSTVPVTGDLHLKSFCSMAGPDTLVIGSSNTAKKALKMMEQMTDHHYETLTVPDDAAANCIYARVGPKANILVHRSAEEYPNSVQVFQKLTDYTLVPASCTEVSKIGGCLTACSILINRKLEI